GCTGCGATTAAAGGAAAACGTGATGAGTTGCTAGGATTGAAAGAGAATGTTATTATAGGTAAGTTGGTTCCAGCTGGTACTGGTATGAACAGATACCGTAAAGTAGATCTTGTTAAAGATTTAAATGAATCAGTTGAAATGAACGAAGAAGTATTAGTTGAAAAATAATCTTAAAATATTTTAAAACTTGAGTTGACATCATTTGATGAAAAATGATATTATATTCAAGGTTGCTCCTAGACAATAGCACTGCTAATCTAAGCAGGTTAGATCCGGGGCTAATTTAGGAATATACAGTTAAAACTGTTTTTGTGAGAGGGGAGGCTTCTTCCTTCTTGCAAAAACTTTGTTTTCAACTTATTATGAACCACCTGGATGTGTGGTCTTATAAATATTTGAAGGGAGGAAAACTCATGCCTACTATTAACCAGTTAGTGCGTAATGGACGTACTTCTAAAGTATGGAAATCAAAATCACCAGCATTAAATAAAGGTTTCAACTCATTAAAGAAAAAATCAACTGATTTATCAGCTCCACAAAAACGTGGTGTTTGTACTCGTGTTGGTACTATGACTCCAAAGAAACCGAACTCAGCATTACGTAAATATGCTCGTGTACGTTTAACAAACCAAATCGAGGTAACTGCTTATATCCCAGGTATCGGACACAACTTACAAGAGCACAGTGTTGTTCTTATCCGTGGTGGACGTGTAAAGGATTTACCGGGGGTACGTTACCATATCGTTCGTGGTGCATTAGATACTGCAGGTG
This genomic interval from Gottfriedia acidiceleris contains the following:
- the rpsL gene encoding 30S ribosomal protein S12, encoding MPTINQLVRNGRTSKVWKSKSPALNKGFNSLKKKSTDLSAPQKRGVCTRVGTMTPKKPNSALRKYARVRLTNQIEVTAYIPGIGHNLQEHSVVLIRGGRVKDLPGVRYHIVRGALDTAGVDKRMQGRSKYGTKRPKAAKK